In Vagococcus luciliae, one genomic interval encodes:
- a CDS encoding S8 family serine peptidase — protein sequence MKKSVVKKSAVLMSSLLLLSTPILDATIVLAQENEKTSDKQTGKKQIEESLKKYLLEENASANKAYSKDFYARVNEQLKKDGLIQEKSSETTVDNSQRIRVLIQLDKEVAVDHVDLPTGSKSSVQSIEKATEKVVKKQSSLKTKIEKISGSQAKRSFGYLLNGFSIDVKVGDIEKIEALQGVISVTPAQVFYPTDTHANAIAEVQKVWEERKLHGEGMVISIIDSGIDPSHKDLFLSHPESGMLKKDSINKMDKGSYFSEKVPFGYNYADGSDDIVDVGDAGMHGQHVAGIAASNGDVKGVAPEAQLLAMKVFSNNKNIRGCYSDDVIAAIEDSVKLGADVINMSLGSVSANTDPEDPQNQAIKRASDAGVISVISAGNNSVSGTNDMHDTPKNLLDTSDMSTVGSPGVTTEALTVASSENSIVTMETLQDKLGHAVFNSVPELTDGSTTIFSKVETNYDVLNSERQLVDVGLGRKEDYTDDIKKVLKGNIALIKRGEISFTNKARLAKENGAVAAFIYNNTDGVVQMSLEDAEYPTIGLSDVDGEVLLQVAKDKKPVAFTLGKAEVDNKMYGKMSDFSSWGPTPELNFKPEISAPGGNIYSLANGNKYQTMSGTSMASPFVAGSQALILQAIKEKKLNLSGKELVKFAKDSAISTSVPMLDVAHTKEIISPRRQGAGEINVASAIENEVSLHYAPTKDSTIALKEIGRTTTINVTLTNHGNKEKEFTINDFGGVYTQATDANKEIYDTKIEKASLSTDKQTIKLAAGESKEVVFQLSLPYSFEEQQFVEGFIGFDGVDTPNLVIPYMGFFGKYSTGHTIDPLIYQDGHSAPTASGFLASNNNFILGMLKDDQGQSVVSPDAMAISPQNEDNIQDYSIPYLFFNRNFAKATYDIVDDKGETIKELYIAKNGRKDFYNTSSGKWTTHVVSQAKWSGTQYDKKSGKEEVVPDGRYQYKVTVSSQNDNSDQVTYIPVTVDNTKPKIEKVEVTKSGKLLVDASDKLSGIKQDVVALSVNGKNYKVALRQIPKGEENAGKYETVQKISSVFSPGKNQIILALSDHAGNVEFSSTIEEQGNQDNLLIYNVSPNQTISQNTVGYNKEDSTFTLIGSYAKDTLLYVDGIEVKTSNKGLFEVKVPITKDKTDFNFTLDKEGNEPLGILPIKVDIEAPIIQVQDLTDGVINTTKNNYTVTGQITDAKEAVIYDPKEDVSMPLTLDNGAFSYDLSLVYGDNLYFVIAADDAGNETVQQVVIHSSGTIKLDDTFIKFDNIESSLSIINTESPGYDKENKVLTITGKLAYPVKQFTLNGEKVDYDPTTLAFSYQMKNISTGSYRLTAYAQDDDLNNGRPVVNYGYTIWVDDKLPTLTLDNVEQDESGKLVGFTNHNPYVVKATITDNLAGYNLSINHNHVHTDSDYDVFNEAFFANRPAVDVAYKVKILPEETSKMTATLTDLVGNKQQLDFDINHHKDESISAPEITSNETSLTNKPIILTPKNKESVIKHAGKFSAPELYYSTDQNTWTLVPDTITVSQNGDYFFKYSDKYGNESPVTQTVIQNIRSEIKALPTVSLSSYGGKEKQVTVTLGMTAKDEHTSIKYSLDEGKTWEDYKDAFVVTKNSVLQVKTVDTASNESPVFSENIMVKPSSVETTDSGTQTDLPTKKEDELTEDNDKKGTDSDDKSKEEKPPFEKNKDNSEKDKEDKKSENSVISQAPIGFIDGNVNKYSAKSNQSSTQNTQQGSKATKALPKTGEVENKKVFILGLLMLSLLAISWFGKHRKDKKNS from the coding sequence ATGAAAAAGTCGGTTGTTAAAAAATCTGCAGTACTTATGAGTAGCTTATTATTGTTGTCCACGCCAATTTTAGATGCAACAATTGTATTGGCACAAGAAAATGAGAAAACTAGCGACAAGCAAACAGGGAAAAAGCAGATAGAAGAGAGTTTGAAGAAGTATTTATTGGAGGAAAATGCTTCTGCAAATAAAGCGTATTCTAAAGACTTTTACGCTAGAGTCAATGAACAATTAAAAAAAGATGGGTTAATACAGGAAAAATCATCAGAAACAACAGTCGATAATAGTCAGCGTATTAGAGTATTAATTCAACTTGATAAAGAAGTAGCTGTTGATCATGTTGATTTACCAACAGGCTCTAAGTCTTCTGTTCAATCAATTGAAAAAGCAACAGAAAAAGTAGTAAAAAAACAATCGTCTTTAAAAACTAAAATTGAAAAAATATCCGGTTCTCAAGCTAAACGATCGTTTGGTTATTTATTAAATGGTTTTTCAATTGATGTCAAAGTAGGCGATATTGAAAAAATTGAAGCGTTACAAGGTGTCATTTCAGTCACACCAGCTCAAGTCTTTTATCCAACAGATACGCATGCGAATGCTATTGCTGAAGTTCAAAAGGTCTGGGAAGAAAGAAAACTTCATGGTGAAGGAATGGTCATCTCAATTATTGATAGTGGGATTGATCCGAGTCATAAAGATTTGTTTTTGTCTCATCCAGAGAGTGGAATGTTAAAAAAGGATAGTATTAACAAAATGGATAAGGGCTCTTATTTTAGTGAAAAAGTTCCATTTGGTTATAACTACGCAGACGGTAGTGATGATATCGTCGATGTGGGTGATGCTGGGATGCACGGTCAACACGTTGCAGGAATTGCAGCATCAAATGGTGATGTAAAAGGAGTGGCACCAGAAGCACAATTACTTGCGATGAAAGTTTTTTCAAATAATAAAAACATTCGAGGCTGTTACAGTGATGATGTCATTGCTGCGATTGAGGATTCTGTCAAATTAGGGGCAGACGTTATTAACATGAGTTTGGGTTCCGTTAGTGCTAACACCGATCCAGAAGATCCACAAAATCAAGCCATTAAACGAGCGAGTGATGCGGGGGTTATTTCAGTTATTTCTGCTGGGAATAACAGTGTTAGTGGAACAAATGACATGCATGATACACCAAAAAATTTACTTGATACATCAGATATGAGTACTGTTGGAAGTCCTGGTGTAACGACAGAGGCATTAACAGTTGCTTCATCTGAAAATTCGATTGTGACAATGGAAACGCTACAGGATAAATTAGGACATGCTGTTTTCAATTCAGTACCTGAACTAACAGATGGATCTACCACTATTTTTAGTAAAGTAGAAACAAATTATGATGTGTTAAATAGTGAGCGTCAATTAGTTGACGTAGGTCTTGGACGAAAAGAAGACTACACAGACGATATTAAGAAAGTACTTAAAGGAAATATCGCTTTAATTAAACGTGGTGAAATTTCTTTTACCAATAAAGCAAGATTAGCTAAAGAAAATGGAGCTGTTGCTGCTTTTATCTATAATAATACAGATGGTGTCGTTCAAATGTCTCTAGAAGATGCTGAATACCCAACGATTGGTCTATCTGATGTAGATGGAGAGGTACTACTTCAAGTCGCTAAAGATAAAAAGCCTGTTGCTTTTACGCTTGGTAAGGCGGAAGTTGATAACAAAATGTATGGTAAAATGTCTGATTTTAGCTCATGGGGACCAACACCTGAATTGAATTTTAAACCAGAAATTTCAGCACCAGGTGGAAATATCTACTCATTAGCTAATGGTAATAAATATCAAACAATGAGCGGAACAAGTATGGCATCACCATTTGTCGCAGGGTCACAGGCATTGATTTTACAAGCAATTAAAGAGAAAAAATTAAATTTAAGTGGAAAAGAATTAGTAAAATTTGCAAAAGACTCAGCTATCAGTACTTCTGTGCCAATGCTTGATGTGGCACATACGAAAGAAATTATTTCACCTAGACGTCAAGGTGCTGGTGAAATAAATGTGGCTTCAGCTATTGAAAATGAAGTGAGTCTTCATTACGCACCAACTAAAGATTCAACCATTGCATTAAAAGAAATTGGTCGTACAACAACTATCAATGTCACATTAACAAATCATGGAAACAAAGAAAAAGAGTTTACTATTAATGATTTTGGTGGTGTATACACTCAAGCAACAGATGCTAATAAAGAAATCTATGATACAAAGATTGAAAAAGCATCTCTGTCAACAGATAAACAAACCATTAAACTTGCAGCTGGAGAAAGTAAAGAAGTAGTATTCCAGTTAAGTTTACCTTACTCTTTTGAAGAGCAACAATTCGTGGAAGGATTTATTGGTTTTGATGGAGTAGATACACCAAATCTTGTGATACCTTACATGGGATTTTTTGGTAAATACTCAACTGGACACACAATTGATCCGTTAATTTACCAAGATGGACATAGTGCTCCTACTGCGTCAGGTTTTCTAGCAAGTAATAATAACTTTATTTTAGGAATGCTTAAAGATGATCAAGGTCAATCAGTTGTTTCTCCTGATGCGATGGCCATCTCTCCTCAAAATGAAGATAACATTCAAGATTACAGTATTCCTTATCTATTTTTCAATCGTAATTTTGCTAAGGCGACTTATGATATTGTAGATGATAAAGGGGAAACGATAAAAGAGTTATATATTGCTAAAAATGGACGAAAAGATTTTTACAATACAAGTTCTGGAAAATGGACAACTCATGTCGTATCTCAAGCAAAATGGTCAGGAACTCAATACGATAAAAAATCAGGAAAAGAAGAAGTAGTTCCAGATGGTCGTTATCAATATAAAGTTACGGTATCATCACAAAATGATAACTCCGATCAAGTAACGTATATCCCTGTCACAGTCGATAACACAAAACCTAAGATAGAAAAAGTTGAGGTAACAAAATCAGGAAAACTATTAGTAGATGCAAGTGATAAGTTATCGGGGATTAAGCAAGACGTTGTAGCATTAAGCGTCAACGGTAAGAATTACAAAGTAGCACTTAGACAGATACCAAAAGGTGAGGAAAATGCAGGGAAATATGAAACGGTTCAAAAAATTTCAAGTGTCTTTTCACCAGGGAAAAATCAAATAATTCTTGCATTGAGTGATCATGCAGGTAACGTTGAGTTTTCTTCAACAATCGAAGAACAAGGGAACCAAGATAATTTATTAATTTACAACGTGTCTCCAAATCAAACCATTAGCCAAAATACAGTAGGGTATAACAAAGAGGACAGTACGTTTACTTTAATAGGAAGTTATGCAAAAGATACGTTACTTTATGTGGATGGTATAGAGGTTAAAACATCAAATAAAGGATTATTTGAAGTGAAGGTTCCAATTACTAAAGACAAGACGGATTTTAACTTTACTTTAGACAAAGAAGGAAATGAACCTTTAGGGATATTACCTATAAAAGTAGATATCGAAGCACCAATTATTCAAGTGCAGGACTTGACAGATGGTGTCATTAATACAACAAAAAATAATTATACAGTAACTGGACAGATAACAGATGCAAAAGAAGCTGTTATATATGATCCCAAAGAAGACGTTTCGATGCCACTTACATTAGATAATGGGGCATTTTCATATGATTTATCGCTTGTTTACGGGGATAATTTATACTTTGTTATTGCTGCTGACGATGCTGGTAATGAAACCGTTCAACAAGTTGTTATTCACTCATCTGGTACGATAAAATTAGATGATACTTTCATTAAATTTGATAATATCGAATCAAGTTTATCTATTATTAATACAGAGAGTCCTGGCTATGATAAGGAAAATAAAGTGTTAACCATAACAGGTAAATTAGCTTATCCAGTTAAACAGTTTACATTAAATGGAGAGAAAGTTGATTATGATCCAACGACATTAGCGTTTAGCTACCAAATGAAAAATATTTCAACAGGTTCTTATCGATTAACTGCTTATGCACAAGATGATGATTTAAATAATGGTCGACCTGTTGTTAATTATGGCTATACGATTTGGGTAGATGACAAATTACCAACGTTAACGTTAGATAATGTGGAACAAGATGAGTCAGGAAAACTTGTAGGGTTTACTAATCATAATCCATATGTAGTAAAAGCAACGATTACAGATAACTTAGCTGGGTATAACTTAAGTATCAATCATAATCACGTTCATACTGATTCAGATTATGATGTGTTTAATGAAGCATTTTTTGCTAATCGACCTGCTGTTGATGTAGCATATAAAGTAAAAATATTACCAGAAGAAACATCAAAAATGACAGCAACACTAACAGATTTAGTTGGGAATAAACAACAGTTAGATTTTGATATTAATCATCATAAAGATGAGTCTATTAGTGCGCCAGAGATTACGTCCAATGAAACATCATTAACCAATAAACCAATTATTCTAACACCAAAAAATAAAGAGTCTGTCATTAAACATGCTGGGAAATTCAGTGCGCCAGAGTTATATTATTCAACTGATCAAAACACTTGGACACTTGTGCCAGATACGATAACAGTCAGTCAAAATGGCGATTATTTCTTTAAATACAGTGACAAATATGGTAATGAATCTCCAGTGACTCAAACAGTAATTCAAAATATTCGTTCTGAAATTAAAGCTCTCCCAACTGTCTCATTAAGCTCATATGGAGGAAAAGAAAAGCAAGTAACAGTTACTTTAGGTATGACGGCAAAGGATGAGCATACAAGTATTAAGTATAGTTTGGACGAAGGAAAAACATGGGAAGATTATAAAGATGCCTTTGTTGTTACAAAAAATAGTGTGTTACAAGTGAAAACAGTTGATACAGCATCTAATGAAAGTCCAGTATTTTCTGAAAATATTATGGTAAAACCATCATCTGTCGAAACGACTGATAGTGGTACACAAACAGATTTGCCAACTAAAAAAGAAGATGAATTAACGGAGGATAATGATAAAAAGGGAACAGACTCTGATGATAAATCAAAAGAGGAAAAACCACCTTTTGAAAAAAATAAAGATAACTCAGAAAAAGATAAAGAAGATAAAAAATCTGAAAATAGCGTGATATCGCAAGCACCTATTGGATTTATTGATGGAAATGTAAATAAATATAGTGCTAAATCAAATCAATCATCAACACAAAATACGCAACAAGGATCCAAAGCAACAAAAGCATTACCTAAAACTGGAGAAGTAGAGAATAAAAAAGTATTCATTTTAGGATTGTTAATGTTGTCATTACTTGCTATTAGCTGGTTTGGTAAACATAGAAAAGATAAAAAAAATAGTTAA
- a CDS encoding PTS glucitol/sorbitol transporter subunit IIA, producing the protein MIKAVVKQIGEHSMDAKDEMIILFGEKVTNELEKFSVIQTIETDEPFNIEVGGTISFDDQEYHVVKIGPIANRQLDSMGHVSLMFKSPEGMDELSNAIYLEPYTFPVINEGTIITYR; encoded by the coding sequence ATGATAAAAGCAGTTGTTAAACAAATTGGTGAGCATTCAATGGATGCAAAAGATGAAATGATTATTTTATTTGGAGAAAAAGTAACAAATGAATTAGAAAAATTTTCTGTTATTCAAACAATTGAAACAGATGAACCGTTTAACATTGAAGTTGGTGGGACTATTTCTTTTGATGATCAAGAGTACCATGTTGTAAAAATTGGTCCTATAGCTAACAGACAATTAGACTCTATGGGCCATGTTTCATTAATGTTTAAAAGTCCAGAAGGAATGGATGAATTATCTAACGCTATCTATTTAGAACCATATACATTCCCTGTCATTAATGAAGGGACTATTATTACATATCGTTAG
- a CDS encoding AI-2E family transporter has translation MKVKKEGNTKSLFYRLFLNNKLITGLMVILLVLLILLVFTQVSNLFTPVAQFLGIVGVPIIISGLLYYLLNPVVNFFERRGIKRVYTISALFITILGLIIWGIVILIPKIEYQTKSFVTEWPHYWDIIEQKTTEFLALPALSEFSEPFEKYFNELTTSISSLAKTISKTTFNSLGNIVGAVANVVVTTITVPFILFYLLKDGKQLVPYITPVIPTKMRKPTLKVLEDINKQLSSYVRGQVTVAFAVAVMFMIGFSVIGLEYSVTLGILAGVLNLIPYIGSALATIPAIVLALVNGPKMLIAVIIVFVLEQTIEGRVVSPLVLGSQLDIHPITIIFVLLSAGKLFGVLGVILGIPGYAAIKVIAIHLFTWYKEVSGLYEEEKEDTTLV, from the coding sequence TTGAAAGTAAAAAAAGAAGGAAATACCAAATCTTTATTTTATCGTTTATTTTTAAATAATAAACTTATCACTGGGTTAATGGTTATATTGCTTGTATTATTGATATTATTAGTGTTTACACAAGTATCAAACTTATTTACACCAGTTGCACAATTTTTAGGTATTGTTGGTGTGCCAATCATTATATCGGGATTATTATATTATTTATTAAATCCAGTCGTAAATTTTTTTGAGAGACGTGGTATTAAGCGTGTTTATACGATAAGTGCTCTTTTTATTACCATTCTAGGTTTAATTATTTGGGGAATTGTCATCTTGATTCCTAAAATTGAATATCAGACCAAAAGTTTTGTCACAGAATGGCCTCATTATTGGGATATTATTGAACAAAAGACGACAGAATTTTTAGCTCTCCCAGCTTTAAGTGAGTTTAGTGAACCATTTGAAAAATATTTTAATGAATTAACAACATCTATTAGTAGTTTAGCTAAAACTATTTCAAAAACAACGTTTAATAGTCTTGGTAATATTGTGGGAGCTGTTGCGAATGTTGTTGTTACTACAATTACTGTTCCGTTTATTTTATTTTATTTATTAAAAGATGGAAAACAACTTGTACCATACATTACACCTGTAATACCAACTAAAATGAGAAAACCAACGCTTAAAGTGTTGGAAGATATTAATAAGCAATTATCTTCTTATGTTAGAGGTCAAGTGACAGTTGCCTTTGCAGTAGCTGTTATGTTTATGATTGGTTTTAGTGTAATAGGATTGGAATATAGTGTGACGTTAGGTATCTTGGCTGGTGTACTAAATCTCATTCCTTATATTGGTTCAGCTTTAGCAACTATCCCAGCAATTGTTTTAGCGTTGGTAAATGGTCCTAAGATGTTAATAGCTGTGATTATTGTTTTTGTTTTGGAACAAACAATTGAAGGTAGAGTCGTATCGCCACTTGTTTTAGGTAGTCAATTAGATATTCATCCTATTACCATTATTTTTGTATTATTATCAGCTGGTAAACTATTTGGTGTACTGGGCGTTATCTTAGGGATTCCTGGATATGCGGCCATTAAAGTTATCGCAATCCATTTATTTACTTGGTACAAGGAAGTGTCAGGATTATATGAAGAAGAAAAAGAGGATACAACTTTAGTGTAA
- a CDS encoding LysR family transcriptional regulator, translating to MDIRQLTYFVAIAEANTISDAAKKLNIAQSALSQMLKQLETELGTILVERHKKQHHLTPSGRIMYNEALSIIAQINLAKQRIHDSTVGTLGSLNIGVDSLLSTVLYTNIKDYLKKYPDIKLNFFQNDQFTLKEMLDERQIDVALTHYTLDQEEYTIAHKETVPVYLVYSENYDKHWTMNEILNQSKDIILPLHKEEELYKDLVIWLNLTTNSKKQITSCTDVKLLLQLIKTKQCISFVPEFLLNELPKSIHVHKLTHPKLHYSYKWIYLKHRYFPQIMTELLSF from the coding sequence ATGGACATAAGACAGCTAACTTATTTTGTTGCAATTGCCGAAGCAAATACGATTTCCGACGCTGCTAAAAAATTAAATATTGCTCAATCAGCATTAAGTCAAATGCTTAAACAATTAGAAACTGAATTAGGGACCATTTTAGTTGAACGTCACAAAAAACAACATCATCTTACCCCTAGTGGTCGTATTATGTATAACGAGGCGTTATCTATTATTGCCCAAATCAACTTAGCGAAACAACGTATTCACGATAGTACAGTAGGAACTCTAGGCTCCCTTAACATCGGAGTGGATTCACTCTTATCTACAGTATTATATACAAACATTAAAGACTATTTAAAAAAATATCCTGATATTAAACTCAATTTTTTTCAAAATGATCAATTCACATTAAAAGAAATGCTGGATGAAAGACAAATCGATGTAGCTTTGACTCACTACACTCTTGATCAAGAAGAATATACTATAGCTCACAAAGAAACGGTTCCTGTTTACCTCGTTTACTCTGAGAACTATGACAAACATTGGACAATGAATGAAATTCTTAATCAATCAAAAGATATCATTTTACCATTGCATAAAGAAGAAGAACTTTATAAGGATCTTGTTATTTGGTTAAATCTTACTACTAATAGCAAAAAACAAATAACAAGCTGTACAGATGTTAAATTACTTTTACAACTTATAAAGACTAAACAATGTATCAGTTTTGTTCCAGAATTTTTACTTAATGAATTGCCCAAAAGTATTCATGTCCATAAACTTACCCATCCAAAGTTACATTATTCTTATAAATGGATTTATCTAAAACATCGATATTTTCCACAAATTATGACCGAATTGTTATCATTTTAA
- the zwf gene encoding glucose-6-phosphate dehydrogenase has product MTQDNKALFIIFGGTGDLAKRKLYPSLFRLFRKRAINKHFAVIGTARREWTNEHFREVVTDSIQELNPTPKELDSFTSHFYYQAHNVTNTQEYVTLEKLASELDDTYQLDGNRVFYLAMAPSFFGTIAQHIKSEHILSENGFNRLIIEKPFGTDYQTAKELNDSISAAFTEDQIFRIDHYLGKEMVQNISAIRFGNNIFESLWNHYYIDNVQITLAESLGVEERGGYYDKSGALKDMVQNHILQIVALLAMEPPTIFSDHAIRTEKISALESIRIYNEKEVKENFVRGQYSKGHLGSNQFPGYHEEKDVDPTSSTETFVAGKLMIDTFRWAGVPFYIRTGKRLTEKGTRINIVFKTTPINVFRSADQTEDIPENILTIYIQPTEGFSLTLNGKEIGSGFAMDPVKLNYRHSSETLENSPEAYEKLLLDCLKGDATNFTHWDEVAASWKIVDVIKHVWDKDNSNIPTYPARTMGPKEAFDLLENDGRSWVWEPDQWYREKELL; this is encoded by the coding sequence ATGACACAAGACAATAAAGCATTATTCATCATCTTTGGGGGAACTGGAGATTTAGCTAAAAGAAAACTTTATCCGTCTCTTTTTCGTTTATTTCGTAAAAGAGCTATCAACAAACATTTTGCTGTTATAGGAACAGCTCGTCGCGAATGGACAAATGAGCACTTTAGAGAAGTCGTAACAGACAGTATTCAAGAATTAAATCCTACCCCAAAAGAACTTGATTCTTTTACATCACATTTTTATTATCAAGCACATAATGTTACCAACACACAAGAGTATGTCACTCTTGAAAAACTTGCTAGTGAACTAGATGATACTTACCAATTGGATGGTAATCGTGTATTTTACCTAGCTATGGCACCAAGTTTCTTTGGAACAATTGCTCAACACATTAAATCTGAGCATATTTTAAGTGAGAATGGTTTCAACCGTTTGATTATCGAAAAACCATTTGGAACAGATTATCAAACAGCAAAAGAATTAAATGATTCTATTTCTGCCGCATTTACTGAAGATCAGATTTTCCGTATTGATCATTACTTAGGAAAAGAGATGGTTCAAAATATTTCTGCCATTCGTTTTGGAAATAATATTTTTGAATCGTTATGGAATCACTACTATATTGATAATGTTCAAATCACGTTGGCAGAATCTTTAGGTGTAGAAGAGCGCGGAGGGTATTATGATAAGAGTGGTGCATTAAAGGATATGGTACAAAATCATATTCTACAAATAGTCGCCCTTTTAGCTATGGAACCACCAACCATCTTTTCTGATCACGCCATTCGAACTGAAAAGATTAGTGCATTAGAATCTATTCGTATCTACAACGAAAAAGAAGTCAAAGAAAATTTTGTACGAGGACAATATTCTAAAGGTCATCTTGGTAGTAATCAATTCCCAGGGTATCATGAAGAAAAAGATGTCGACCCTACCTCTTCAACTGAAACATTTGTGGCCGGAAAATTAATGATTGATACGTTTCGTTGGGCAGGTGTTCCTTTTTATATTCGTACTGGGAAACGTCTAACTGAAAAAGGAACACGTATTAATATTGTCTTTAAAACAACACCAATTAACGTATTCCGTTCAGCAGATCAAACAGAAGATATTCCTGAAAATATTTTAACCATTTATATCCAGCCTACTGAAGGATTTTCTTTAACATTAAATGGAAAAGAAATCGGATCAGGCTTTGCAATGGATCCTGTTAAACTAAATTACCGTCACTCAAGTGAAACATTAGAAAACAGTCCTGAAGCATATGAAAAATTACTTTTAGACTGCCTAAAAGGAGATGCCACTAACTTCACTCATTGGGATGAAGTAGCAGCATCATGGAAAATTGTCGATGTTATTAAACATGTATGGGACAAGGACAATTCTAACATCCCAACGTATCCTGCTAGGACGATGGGACCTAAAGAAGCCTTCGACTTACTTGAAAACGATGGACGTTCATGGGTTTGGGAACCTGATCAATGGTATAGAGAAAAAGAATTATTATAA
- a CDS encoding acyl-[acyl-carrier-protein] thioesterase — MINTFTEKYTIPYYDCDAEGLLKVPTLIKMMIRTSGNQSDSLGVNEMLLQSFNINWIITEHDLTIHSLPVSGDDVFITTQAESYNKYFCYRKFWLHDKKNNELAFMESTFALMDNTTRKVHAVPDEVILPFQSEKTKRIKRGEKIPTLQSESINRSFGVSFWDIDDNHHVNNATYPAWMMDSMSYDFLISHVPSRVIIKFNKEIRYGEAVDSYIEEIDDNKTLHQIKSGTDICADGLIKWEIR; from the coding sequence ATGATAAATACGTTTACTGAAAAGTACACAATTCCTTATTATGATTGTGATGCTGAAGGGTTATTAAAAGTTCCAACACTGATAAAGATGATGATACGTACTTCTGGTAATCAAAGTGATTCTTTAGGTGTTAATGAGATGTTACTTCAAAGTTTTAATATCAATTGGATTATTACTGAACATGATTTAACCATACATTCTTTACCAGTTTCTGGAGATGATGTTTTTATAACGACTCAAGCTGAAAGTTATAATAAATATTTTTGTTATCGAAAATTTTGGTTACACGATAAAAAAAACAATGAATTGGCTTTTATGGAGTCAACCTTTGCACTAATGGACAATACCACCAGAAAAGTTCATGCCGTTCCAGATGAGGTTATTTTACCATTTCAATCTGAAAAAACAAAACGAATAAAACGTGGAGAAAAAATTCCAACATTACAATCGGAATCAATCAATCGCTCGTTTGGTGTGAGTTTTTGGGACATTGATGATAATCATCATGTTAATAATGCCACCTACCCTGCTTGGATGATGGATAGTATGTCTTATGATTTTTTGATTAGTCATGTTCCAAGTCGAGTAATCATTAAATTTAATAAAGAAATTCGCTATGGGGAAGCAGTGGATAGCTATATTGAGGAAATAGATGATAATAAAACACTTCATCAAATAAAATCTGGTACAGATATATGTGCAGATGGTTTGATAAAGTGGGAAATACGATAG